The DNA window ACTAACAATGAATAGGACAGTATTTCTCATCCTTTATCTGTTATGCACTATCACCCTTTTTGGCTGCGAAGACAAAAAGGTCTCCAATCGAGGGGCAGCCATGGAAGATGTAGTTTTTGAACCTGCCTACGGCGATACTATTGTTGAGGGCTCTATAGGAGAGCCGAGCATATTAATCCCCATGCTTGCAGGCGACAGCGCATCCCATGAAGTCGCAGGATTGGTATTTAACGGTTTGGTAAAGTATCATACAGATTTGAGCATTATAGGTGACC is part of the Nitrospirota bacterium genome and encodes:
- a CDS encoding peptide-binding protein translates to MNRTVFLILYLLCTITLFGCEDKKVSNRGAAMEDVVFEPAYGDTIVEGSIGEPSILIPMLAGDSASHEVAGLVFNGLVKYHTDLSIIGDLAESWDISKDGLVITFHLRKGVRWTDGVEFTADDVMFGYKTIIDEKTPTAYKEDYL